Genomic segment of Campylobacter helveticus:
AGTTTTGACATTATGAAATTTCTTTGAAAATGGATTTGTAAAAAACTTCATTTTCAAAAACAACAAATGAAATATGAAATCGTCTTTTTTAGCCATTTGTTTCATCACAAAATATACAGGCACAGATAAAATAGTCATAAAAATATTTTGCGTATAAAAGCTAATCAAAAAGATAGCTCCCATAGCAACAAACAAAGGCACGATAGGCACACCAAATATCATAGGGGGACGCGTTAAGCCTTTAAAAAGAGGAATGGCTTGCATACAAACTCTTAAGCTATAATATAACCAGCAATTGCCGAAGCCGCACCGACTAAAACACCGCCGATAAATACAGGTGCAACTTCTCTAAGTGTTTGTCCTTGAAACATAATTTTAAAACCAGCCCACATAAAAGCTATGGTCAAAACAACCGCACCAATGCCGTAAAGTGCGGTGCTAAGATTTTCTAGAAAACTATTAACCTTATCAATTCCACCAGCTGAAAATACAAACAATGGACTGAAAATAATAAATAATTTTGCTTTCATTTACTCACCTTTATATAAATTAAATCGTTCATTAAATCTACTTTTTAAAATTAGCTTAATAAATGAATTAAATTAAGTTTTATGATGAATAAAAATTATTTTTTAAGGTTTTTATTTATATAACGAAATTTTGCTATAATTTAAAAATGAAATTTATGCTAAGGAGACAAAATGGCTTATCCACTTTTAGGCACAAAAATAGTTTTAGATGAAGAAAAAATTTTAAAAGAGGGAAAGTATGATTTAAATGATATGTATAAAATTATTGATAAGTATGCTAAAGAATCAGGGCTAATAAAAATTGATAAAAATACCTATCATTGCAGAGGCGATAAAAATGATTTAGGTTGTTTAGGAATATTTGTTAATTGTAATCTAGTCGAATGCGATTGGTTCACTCTTAATGTTAAAGAATGGACTTGGTTAAGCGAAAAAGAGGGAGATAGCGATTTAATAAGTTTTTTTAAAGAAGAAAATGAGGGCATATGGCAATAAATCTTTCTCGCAAAGCTATCAATTTTGATTTATCAACAAATAAGCTTAAAAAATATTTTAGCGATACAAGGGAAGCTTATGGTAGTATTAAAAATTTTATGCTTAAAAATGGCTTCGAGCATAGACAATATTCAGGTTATACTTCAATAAAACCGATGAGTGATAAACAAATAAATTTGCTTATAAAAAGACTTACTAAAAAATGTGCTTGGATAGGTTCTTGCATTAAAGAATTTGATGTAACTGATATAGGGGAACAATATAGTTTAAAAGATACTATACAAAGTTTATGCACTCAAGAGCTTAATAAAAAAATTAATCACAATAAAAATTTGCAAATACAATCTAATCAAAAATCACAAGATATAGAATTATGAATATAGCTTATGTAAGAGTTTCAACAAATAAACAAGAATTAGATTCTCAAAAATTAGAGATTATGGAATATTGTCATAAAAATAATATTAAATTAGATGAAATTTTAGAGGTAAAAATAAGCTCAACTAAATCACAAGAAAAAAGAAAAATTAAAGATTTAAAGAAAAAATTAAAAGCAGGGGATTTGTTAATAGCTACTGAGCTATCAAGGCTTGGTAGAAGTATGTTAGAGATAATTAATTTAGTGCTTGAATTAAACGATAATCAAATCAATTTTTTGTTTTTAAGACAAATTGAACTTAGTAATTTTAACAATCCTAGCTCAAAATTAATTTTATCAATTTACGCTTATTTAGCGGAAAATGAAAGAGAATTAATAAGCAAAAGAACAAAAGCAGGGCTTGAAAATGCAAGAATTAATGGCAAAATACTAGGACGCCCAAAAGGCACTTTAAAAAGCGTGTATGATAAAGATATAGAAAAAATTAAAGTGCTTCTTGATAAAAAACTATCCATTGCAAGTATTTGGAAATTACTTTATAGTGATAGTGGTAGGACTTATGACGGTTTATTGTGGTTTATTAAAAAACGAAAATTAAAATAAAATTAATTCTTTGTTTAAGTAAATTATAAAAATTTTTGGATAAAATCTTACGAACGATTTAACTCTCTATTAATCATTTTCCATAGTAATAATATAACAAAACAATCCCAACAACAAGCCACAATTCCCACCATTTAAAAAGTATGACAAAGGGCAGAATAAATATTATGGCTAAGATTATACCAACAATCTTTTTAATCCATATTAAGCCTTGATAGATTACATCTTCCGTTTTTACATACCAATTCCAATGGATAAAAAATTTATTACGCAAAAATACTAAAAAGAGAAAAAAGTATTTTAAGCATAAAACCAAAATCGCAAAGGCTAAACCAACTAGGAAGAAAAACGCTCCTATTATAACCCCAATAGCACCGCCAATCATCTCAGCTTCTGCTTGATTAGACTTTTTTTGTTGTTCTTGCTGCACTCTTTGGAAATTTCTTTGCCTTTGTTCTTCTGCCCAAGTGTCCCATTCACTCATAATCGTCCTTATTAACTTCTAATATTCTAAAAATATTCTTATATGAAATATCTATTTTAAAGTCTTAAAACTCAATCGAATAAAGACTTTGGCAAGAGAAATTTATTGTTTTTGGTATTTAATTGATTCATAGGGTCGCTTCGCTTAATATACCTTTTTACCCTATTGTTGCTTTGATAAACAAAGAACAAATCGTTTTCATTTTTATATTTATTATAAAAGAACTCGTCATCATAATCGGCAAACTCTACATTTTTACCATAAATATTAATGCCAAACTCTATAAACTTGTCTTTTAATTTAATAATTTCTTTTTTTTGTTTTGAAATTATGGAATTTTCTTTATAAAATTTATAAGCTTTAATTTCGCAGAACTCACTATAACTAAGGATTTTTTTGTCAGGAAAACTTGTTAAAAATCTAATCAAATCCTGTGCCACTAAAGAATTTAAATTGATAAGAATTTTTGATAAATCATCATCATAAGAAAGAGTGGATTCGGTTTCAAGTTTTTTAATGTATTCTCTACGCACCGTTAAAACAAATACCGAGATGATAGTTCCATTATCTTTAGTAATGCGCTCTACAGAATCAAACATTAAAATTCCCTTATCTCTTTGAGCAATAGTTTTTTTATCTCCACCTTCAA
This window contains:
- the vapD gene encoding VapD family protein; amino-acid sequence: MNLSRKAINFDLSTNKLKKYFSDTREAYGSIKNFMLKNGFEHRQYSGYTSIKPMSDKQINLLIKRLTKKCAWIGSCIKEFDVTDIGEQYSLKDTIQSLCTQELNKKINHNKNLQIQSNQKSQDIEL
- a CDS encoding recombinase family protein, coding for MNIAYVRVSTNKQELDSQKLEIMEYCHKNNIKLDEILEVKISSTKSQEKRKIKDLKKKLKAGDLLIATELSRLGRSMLEIINLVLELNDNQINFLFLRQIELSNFNNPSSKLILSIYAYLAENERELISKRTKAGLENARINGKILGRPKGTLKSVYDKDIEKIKVLLDKKLSIASIWKLLYSDSGRTYDGLLWFIKKRKLK
- a CDS encoding TrbC/VirB2 family protein, whose product is MKAKLFIIFSPLFVFSAGGIDKVNSFLENLSTALYGIGAVVLTIAFMWAGFKIMFQGQTLREVAPVFIGGVLVGAASAIAGYIIA